A single window of Labrus mixtus chromosome 23, fLabMix1.1, whole genome shotgun sequence DNA harbors:
- the pelp1 gene encoding proline-, glutamic acid- and leucine-rich protein 1 isoform X1 gives MASSAWLRGPSAPRLTEGLVSVLKEQRPEYLPALLSSYREHGVFTAQGASAAGGLVGFSNAKLGSSKTRFEGLCLLSMLVKDSSSDVFQQHCLSWLRSLQQVIQSQAPVQTIQLAVNILKDLLQYSSQLAELAREVGLNSILGILTSLLGLKTECELAAMEGMTACMTFYPRACGSLRDKLGAYFLSKMDNSNKKTCEMACQCYGRLPCLGGLLDRGVGAGRAEGWTNQIHCLLASANGLLGQLYQGAETDGTLQYEGPGVELAFPPLDQSDPLFLLQLQQRYTAVCTALKHTLRVDPSSAVRLPVRPILNLLCRALAVSSKSINLTGDGSVRLLVLPVVHTHTLEVLLALITVVRSGMVQYSAVLQRLFSQTLSAWTPLPESSLGQQRAFSSVRVTVYRTLELWLQVGGASAGVLQGSPGHSEMLFGQLLSDITPGAESVKLRAGLSADAVPGGKPGPRRTKTLVMADSVGPSLQRKGDLLANQDTCLSALRALRQILLTSGTLLKDDIHKRLHEVVLPLCVRLQQQQSSCSTSCESAGGVSGQYSSALSRRELYRLLLALVLVPSPCWPPPLTCAVSILSSGRTDRNIKVSSFCTEALTVCNALLHPRVSPISLPLPPLTLKPTPSAPVLSSAQGTGLTLPTLLGGPAPGTPFPSRHSLGLAPASLLGSLENHLSLVPGLPGQAPADMILTPHAHHQQDPPGLGPPEGQRPVFVRYDREEAEDVEISLASDSDDSVVIVPPGMLNMEAQQEDPGMGNPPSLVSAAPGGTTVSLPGADTVTTATTSTIDGVSLPNNHATSSPLLTTSTTPINSFPPSSTSVVSLVPPHNSSSLTAPPGVLEESLPGRQLQQMLMQPSGQPGPLPLPLQMHQLQNQLSAQGRLLHPHQAPPPSNEDSGVININSTDEEEEEEEEDMEDDEELDEEEEEGMDEEDEEFYEEDEYEDYDEEEGEELEEEEEEEDGEIPPLEGAEEKAEEGKVLRAAVDEGGMAGFSVEGEEEGGIEEIQTNRSVFGEDRMKVQEVESIGVLEEAREAEAEEDESERMDDPTMPQILCVTGGAMEEREEPEEEEEGAGGRAEEGGGGGRLQEEAGLWQGAANEIEPSAVSEESSANKNQEQESGAAEEEVTGSEDPTSSLQEELQPALQEQESAAANPETSTDPKLPGGEETEAERGETEGAEEARGGESEGEEGKGVKRKREGEQKEEEAGQGSEKKKMDEESMASMLADFVACPPDDEDGASGSNRS, from the exons ATGGCTTCGTCGGCTTGGCTGCGTGGTCCGTCCGCGCCGCGGTTAACGGAGGGTTTGGTGTCGGTGCTGAAGGAGCAGAGACCGGAGTACCTACCGGCGCTGCTGTCCAGCTACAGGGAACATGGCGTCTTCACGgcgcag ggCGCGAGCGCTGCGGGAGGTCTCGTGGGGTTCAGTAATGCCAAACTGGGCTCGAGCAAGACCAG GTTTGAGGGTCTGTGTCTGCTCTCCATGCTGGTTAAAGACAGCTCCAGTGATGTGTTCCAGCAGCACTGTCTGTCCTGGCTGCGCTCGCTGCAGCAGGTCATACAG TCTCAGGCTCCGGTTCAGACCATCCAGCTGGCCGTGAACATCCTGAAGGACCTGCTGCAGTACTCGTCTCAGCTGGCTGAACTCGCCCGAGAGGTGGGCCTTAACTCCATCCTTGGCATCCTGACGTCTTTGCTGGGCCTGAAGACGGAG TGTGAGCTGGCAGCCATGGAGGGGATGACGGCCTGTATGACCTTTTACCCTCGTGCCTGTGGATCCCTcagg gaCAAACTGGGGGCGTATTTCCTCTCCAAAATGGACAACAGCAACAAGAAAACATGCGAG aTGGCGTGTCAGTGTTACGGCCGGCTGCCGTGCCTCGGAGGTCTGTTGGACAGGGGGGTGGGTGCTGGTAGAGCTGAGGGCTGGACCAATCAGATTCACTGTCTGCTGGCCTCAGCCAATGGGCTGCTTGGTCAGCTCTACCAGGGAGCAGAGACAG ACGGGACGCTGCAGTACGAGGGTCCGGGGGTGGAGCtggcctttcctcctcttgaccaatcagatcctctgttcctgctgcagcttcagCAAAGATACACAGCTGTCTGCACggctctcaaacacacactcag GGTGGATCCGTCCTCAGCCGTACGTCTTCCTGTCAGACCAATCCTCAACCTGCTGTGTCGAGCCCTCGCTGTCAGCTCCAAGAGCATC aaTCTGACAGGTGACGGCAGTGTGAGGTTGCTGGTCCTGCCCgtcgttcacacacacactctggaggTCCTGTTGGCTCTCATCACAGT tgtcCGCAGTGGTATGGTTCAGTACTCTGCCGTGTTACAGAGGCTCTTCTCTCAGACTCTGTCGGCCTGGACACCTTTACCTGAGAGCAGTCTGGGGCAGCAGCGAGCGTTCAG ctCAGTTCGGGTCACGGTCTACAGAACCTTGGAGCTGTGGTTACAGGTGGGCGGAGCCTCTGCCGGCGTCCTGCAGGGGAGCCCGGGTCACTCCGAGATGCTGTTTGGTCAGCtgctcagtgacatcacaccgGGGGCGGAATCTGTCAAG ctGCGGGCCGGTCTGTCAGCTGATGCGGTTCCTGGAGGGAAGCCGGGCCCTCGGAGGACTAAGACTTTAGTGATGGCGGACTCTGTGGGTCCGTCCCTGCAGAGGAAAGGAGACCTGCTGGCCAATCAGGACACGTGTCTGTCAGCGCTCAGAG CTCTGAGACAAATCCTCCTGACCAGCGGCACGCTGCTGAAGGACGACATCCACAAG CGTCTCCACGAGGTCgtcctccctctgtgtgtgcgtctgcagCAGCAACAGTCCAGCTGCAGTACCTCCTGTGAGTCTGCAGGGGGCGTCAGCGGGCAGTACAGCAGCGCGCTCAGCCGGAGGGAACTGTACAG GTTGCTGCTGGCTCTGGTTCTGGTCCCGTCCCCCTGCTggcctcctcctctcacctgtGCCGTCTCCATCCTCAGCAGCGGGCGCACGGACAGAAACATCAAG gTGTCTTCGTTCTGCACCGAGGCTCTGACCGTATGCAACGCCCTCCTTCACCCCCGTGTTTCCCCCATCTCCCTCCCCCTACCCCCCCTCACCCTAAAGCCCACCCCCTCCGCTCCGGTCCTCTCCTCCGCACAGGGAACTGGACTCACTCTGCCCACCCTCCTCGGAGGCCCCGCCCCTGGCACCCCCTTCCCCTCCCGTCACTCACTTGGTCTAGCCCCCGCCTCCCTGCTGGGCTCTCTGGAGAACCATCTCTCTCTGGTCCCTGGTCTGCCGGGTCAGGCCCCCGCCGACATGATCCTGACCCCACACGCACACCATCAGCAGGACCCCCCTGGGCTGGGCCCCCCCGAGGGCCAGCGACCCGTGTTTGTGCGCTACGATCGCGAGGAAGCGGAGGATGTTGAGATTTCTTTGGCGAGTGACTCTGATGACAGCGTGGTCATCGTCCCCCCCGGAATGCTCAACATGGAGGCGCAGCAAGAGGACCCGGGAATGGGTAACCCTCCCAGCCTAGTCTCTGCTGCGCCAGGGGGCACTACAGTCTCTCTACCAGGGGCTGACACTGTCACCACGGCAACAACATCCACCATCGACGGGGTGTCCCTCCCCAACAACCACGCCACCTCCTCCCCACTCCTCACAACCTCCACCACCCCAATCAACTCCTTCCCACCATCCAGCACCTCCGTGGTCTCCCTGGTGCCCCCCCACAACTCCAGCTCGCTCACAGCGCCCCCAGGTGTCCTGGAGGAGTCGTTGCCAGGGCGACAGCTGCAGCAGATGCTGATGCAGCCGTCTGGTCAGCCCGGCCCCCTCCCTCTGCCGCTCCAGATGCACCAGCTTCAGAACCAGCTGAGTGCACAGGGACGCCTCCTCCACCCACACCAAGCCCCGCCCCCGAGCAATGAAGACTCCGGCGTCATTAACATCAACAGCacggatgaggaggaggaggaggaagaggaggacatggAGGACGACGAGGAgctggacgaggaggaggaagaggggatggacgaggaggatgaggagttttACGAAGAAGATGAGTACGAGGATtacgatgaagaggagggggaggagctggaggaagaggaggaagaggaggatggagaaaTTCCTCCTCTGGAAGGAGCAGAGGAGAAGGCGGAGGAAGGGAAAGTGCTGCGTGCGGCGGTGGATGAAGGTGGGATGGCGGGGTTCAGcgtggagggggaggaggaaggaggcaTCGAGGAGATCCAGACCAACAGATCGGTGTTCGGGGAGGACAGGATGAAAGTGCAGGAGGTGGAGAGCATTGGCGTCCTGGAGGAGGCGCGGGAGGCGGAGGCAGAGGAGGACGAGAGCGAGAGGATGGACGACCCCACCATGCCTCAGATCCTGTGTGTAACCGGAGGAGCcatggaggagagggaggagcctgaggaggaggaagaaggagcaggagggagagcagaggaaggaggaggaggaggaaggctgCAGGAAGAGGCGGGGCTGTGGCAGGGAGCAGCCAATGAGATCGAGCCATCAGCTGTCTCAGAAGAAAGCTCAGCCAATAAGAATCAAGAG CAGGAGTCAGGAGCTGCGGAGGAGGAGGTGACGGGGAGTGAAGATCCCACCTCCAGCCTGCAGGAGGAGCTACAACCAGCGCTTCAAGAACAAGAGTCTGCAGCAGCCAATCCTGAAACATCCACAGATCCTAAACTGCCAGGAGGAGAAGAGACGGaggctgagagaggagagacagaaggagctgaggaggcaagaggaggagagagtgaaggagaggaggggaagggagtgaagaggaagagggagggcgagcagaaggaggaagaggcggGACAAGGCTCAGAGAAGAAAAAG atggACGAGGAGTCGATGGCGTCCATGTTGGCTGATTTCGTCGCCTGTCCTCCTGACGATGAGGACGGAGCGTCTGGATCAAACCGCTCATAG
- the pelp1 gene encoding proline-, glutamic acid- and leucine-rich protein 1 isoform X2, whose amino-acid sequence MASSAWLRGPSAPRLTEGLVSVLKEQRPEYLPALLSSYREHGVFTAQGASAAGGLVGFSNAKLGSSKTRFEGLCLLSMLVKDSSSDVFQQHCLSWLRSLQQVIQSQAPVQTIQLAVNILKDLLQYSSQLAELAREVGLNSILGILTSLLGLKTECELAAMEGMTACMTFYPRACGSLRDKLGAYFLSKMDNSNKKTCEMACQCYGRLPCLGGLLDRGVGAGRAEGWTNQIHCLLASANGLLGQLYQGAETDGTLQYEGPGVELAFPPLDQSDPLFLLQLQQRYTAVCTALKHTLRVDPSSAVRLPVRPILNLLCRALAVSSKSINLTGDGSVRLLVLPVVHTHTLEVLLALITVVRSGMVQYSAVLQRLFSQTLSAWTPLPESSLGQQRAFSSVRVTVYRTLELWLQVGGASAGVLQGSPGHSEMLFGQLLSDITPGAESVKLRAGLSADAVPGGKPGPRRTKTLVMADSVGPSLQRKGDLLANQDTCLSALRALRQILLTSGTLLKDDIHKRLHEVVLPLCVRLQQQQSSCSTSCESAGGVSGQYSSALSRRELYRLLLALVLVPSPCWPPPLTCAVSILSSGRTDRNIKVSSFCTEALTVCNALLHPRVSPISLPLPPLTLKPTPSAPVLSSAQGTGLTLPTLLGGPAPGTPFPSRHSLGLAPASLLGSLENHLSLVPGLPGQAPADMILTPHAHHQQDPPGLGPPEGQRPVFVRYDREEAEDVEISLASDSDDSVVIVPPGMLNMEAQQEDPGMGNPPSLVSAAPGGTTVSLPGADTVTTATTSTIDGVSLPNNHATSSPLLTTSTTPINSFPPSSTSVVSLVPPHNSSSLTAPPGVLEESLPGRQLQQMLMQPSGQPGPLPLPLQMHQLQNQLSAQGRLLHPHQAPPPSNEDSGVININSTDEEEEEEEEDMEDDEELDEEEEEGMDEEDEEFYEEDEYEDYDEEEGEELEEEEEEEDGEIPPLEGAEEKAEEGKVLRAAVDEGGMAGFSVEGEEEGGIEEIQTNRSVFGEDRMKVQEVESIGVLEEAREAEAEEDESERMDDPTMPQILCVTGGAMEEREEPEEEEEGAGGRAEEGGGGGRLQEEAGLWQGAANEIEPSAVSEESSANKNQEESGAAEEEVTGSEDPTSSLQEELQPALQEQESAAANPETSTDPKLPGGEETEAERGETEGAEEARGGESEGEEGKGVKRKREGEQKEEEAGQGSEKKKMDEESMASMLADFVACPPDDEDGASGSNRS is encoded by the exons ATGGCTTCGTCGGCTTGGCTGCGTGGTCCGTCCGCGCCGCGGTTAACGGAGGGTTTGGTGTCGGTGCTGAAGGAGCAGAGACCGGAGTACCTACCGGCGCTGCTGTCCAGCTACAGGGAACATGGCGTCTTCACGgcgcag ggCGCGAGCGCTGCGGGAGGTCTCGTGGGGTTCAGTAATGCCAAACTGGGCTCGAGCAAGACCAG GTTTGAGGGTCTGTGTCTGCTCTCCATGCTGGTTAAAGACAGCTCCAGTGATGTGTTCCAGCAGCACTGTCTGTCCTGGCTGCGCTCGCTGCAGCAGGTCATACAG TCTCAGGCTCCGGTTCAGACCATCCAGCTGGCCGTGAACATCCTGAAGGACCTGCTGCAGTACTCGTCTCAGCTGGCTGAACTCGCCCGAGAGGTGGGCCTTAACTCCATCCTTGGCATCCTGACGTCTTTGCTGGGCCTGAAGACGGAG TGTGAGCTGGCAGCCATGGAGGGGATGACGGCCTGTATGACCTTTTACCCTCGTGCCTGTGGATCCCTcagg gaCAAACTGGGGGCGTATTTCCTCTCCAAAATGGACAACAGCAACAAGAAAACATGCGAG aTGGCGTGTCAGTGTTACGGCCGGCTGCCGTGCCTCGGAGGTCTGTTGGACAGGGGGGTGGGTGCTGGTAGAGCTGAGGGCTGGACCAATCAGATTCACTGTCTGCTGGCCTCAGCCAATGGGCTGCTTGGTCAGCTCTACCAGGGAGCAGAGACAG ACGGGACGCTGCAGTACGAGGGTCCGGGGGTGGAGCtggcctttcctcctcttgaccaatcagatcctctgttcctgctgcagcttcagCAAAGATACACAGCTGTCTGCACggctctcaaacacacactcag GGTGGATCCGTCCTCAGCCGTACGTCTTCCTGTCAGACCAATCCTCAACCTGCTGTGTCGAGCCCTCGCTGTCAGCTCCAAGAGCATC aaTCTGACAGGTGACGGCAGTGTGAGGTTGCTGGTCCTGCCCgtcgttcacacacacactctggaggTCCTGTTGGCTCTCATCACAGT tgtcCGCAGTGGTATGGTTCAGTACTCTGCCGTGTTACAGAGGCTCTTCTCTCAGACTCTGTCGGCCTGGACACCTTTACCTGAGAGCAGTCTGGGGCAGCAGCGAGCGTTCAG ctCAGTTCGGGTCACGGTCTACAGAACCTTGGAGCTGTGGTTACAGGTGGGCGGAGCCTCTGCCGGCGTCCTGCAGGGGAGCCCGGGTCACTCCGAGATGCTGTTTGGTCAGCtgctcagtgacatcacaccgGGGGCGGAATCTGTCAAG ctGCGGGCCGGTCTGTCAGCTGATGCGGTTCCTGGAGGGAAGCCGGGCCCTCGGAGGACTAAGACTTTAGTGATGGCGGACTCTGTGGGTCCGTCCCTGCAGAGGAAAGGAGACCTGCTGGCCAATCAGGACACGTGTCTGTCAGCGCTCAGAG CTCTGAGACAAATCCTCCTGACCAGCGGCACGCTGCTGAAGGACGACATCCACAAG CGTCTCCACGAGGTCgtcctccctctgtgtgtgcgtctgcagCAGCAACAGTCCAGCTGCAGTACCTCCTGTGAGTCTGCAGGGGGCGTCAGCGGGCAGTACAGCAGCGCGCTCAGCCGGAGGGAACTGTACAG GTTGCTGCTGGCTCTGGTTCTGGTCCCGTCCCCCTGCTggcctcctcctctcacctgtGCCGTCTCCATCCTCAGCAGCGGGCGCACGGACAGAAACATCAAG gTGTCTTCGTTCTGCACCGAGGCTCTGACCGTATGCAACGCCCTCCTTCACCCCCGTGTTTCCCCCATCTCCCTCCCCCTACCCCCCCTCACCCTAAAGCCCACCCCCTCCGCTCCGGTCCTCTCCTCCGCACAGGGAACTGGACTCACTCTGCCCACCCTCCTCGGAGGCCCCGCCCCTGGCACCCCCTTCCCCTCCCGTCACTCACTTGGTCTAGCCCCCGCCTCCCTGCTGGGCTCTCTGGAGAACCATCTCTCTCTGGTCCCTGGTCTGCCGGGTCAGGCCCCCGCCGACATGATCCTGACCCCACACGCACACCATCAGCAGGACCCCCCTGGGCTGGGCCCCCCCGAGGGCCAGCGACCCGTGTTTGTGCGCTACGATCGCGAGGAAGCGGAGGATGTTGAGATTTCTTTGGCGAGTGACTCTGATGACAGCGTGGTCATCGTCCCCCCCGGAATGCTCAACATGGAGGCGCAGCAAGAGGACCCGGGAATGGGTAACCCTCCCAGCCTAGTCTCTGCTGCGCCAGGGGGCACTACAGTCTCTCTACCAGGGGCTGACACTGTCACCACGGCAACAACATCCACCATCGACGGGGTGTCCCTCCCCAACAACCACGCCACCTCCTCCCCACTCCTCACAACCTCCACCACCCCAATCAACTCCTTCCCACCATCCAGCACCTCCGTGGTCTCCCTGGTGCCCCCCCACAACTCCAGCTCGCTCACAGCGCCCCCAGGTGTCCTGGAGGAGTCGTTGCCAGGGCGACAGCTGCAGCAGATGCTGATGCAGCCGTCTGGTCAGCCCGGCCCCCTCCCTCTGCCGCTCCAGATGCACCAGCTTCAGAACCAGCTGAGTGCACAGGGACGCCTCCTCCACCCACACCAAGCCCCGCCCCCGAGCAATGAAGACTCCGGCGTCATTAACATCAACAGCacggatgaggaggaggaggaggaagaggaggacatggAGGACGACGAGGAgctggacgaggaggaggaagaggggatggacgaggaggatgaggagttttACGAAGAAGATGAGTACGAGGATtacgatgaagaggagggggaggagctggaggaagaggaggaagaggaggatggagaaaTTCCTCCTCTGGAAGGAGCAGAGGAGAAGGCGGAGGAAGGGAAAGTGCTGCGTGCGGCGGTGGATGAAGGTGGGATGGCGGGGTTCAGcgtggagggggaggaggaaggaggcaTCGAGGAGATCCAGACCAACAGATCGGTGTTCGGGGAGGACAGGATGAAAGTGCAGGAGGTGGAGAGCATTGGCGTCCTGGAGGAGGCGCGGGAGGCGGAGGCAGAGGAGGACGAGAGCGAGAGGATGGACGACCCCACCATGCCTCAGATCCTGTGTGTAACCGGAGGAGCcatggaggagagggaggagcctgaggaggaggaagaaggagcaggagggagagcagaggaaggaggaggaggaggaaggctgCAGGAAGAGGCGGGGCTGTGGCAGGGAGCAGCCAATGAGATCGAGCCATCAGCTGTCTCAGAAGAAAGCTCAGCCAATAAGAATCAAGAG GAGTCAGGAGCTGCGGAGGAGGAGGTGACGGGGAGTGAAGATCCCACCTCCAGCCTGCAGGAGGAGCTACAACCAGCGCTTCAAGAACAAGAGTCTGCAGCAGCCAATCCTGAAACATCCACAGATCCTAAACTGCCAGGAGGAGAAGAGACGGaggctgagagaggagagacagaaggagctgaggaggcaagaggaggagagagtgaaggagaggaggggaagggagtgaagaggaagagggagggcgagcagaaggaggaagaggcggGACAAGGCTCAGAGAAGAAAAAG atggACGAGGAGTCGATGGCGTCCATGTTGGCTGATTTCGTCGCCTGTCCTCCTGACGATGAGGACGGAGCGTCTGGATCAAACCGCTCATAG